A genomic segment from uncultured Marinifilum sp. encodes:
- the fabF gene encoding beta-ketoacyl-ACP synthase II encodes MEFRRVVVTGLGTINPIGNNIAEYWENLKNGVSGSDMITHFDASKFKTRFACEVKNFDPKDHFDRKEARKLDLYAQYALVAVKEAMADSNLDLEAEDLTKAGVIWGSGIGGIKTFLDEVTGYANGDGTPRFSPFFIPKMISDIAAGHISMKYGFQGPNYGTVSACASSSHAMIDALNYIRLGKADLFITGGSEAAINEAGLGGFSSMQAISSNNDECKTASRPFCKTRDGFVMGEGGGCLILEEYEHAKARGAKIYAELVGGGMSGDAYHITATHPEGRGAINAMKMALSDANLSPEEIDYVNVHGTSTPVGDIPETKALKTVFGEHAYEMNISSTKSMTGHLLGAAGSVEAIACILAINNKLVPPTINHREKDPEIDEKLNLTLHKAQEREIRAALSNTFGFGGHNASVIFKSFTE; translated from the coding sequence ATGGAATTTAGAAGAGTAGTGGTAACTGGTCTTGGAACAATTAATCCAATTGGTAATAATATTGCCGAATATTGGGAGAATTTGAAGAACGGAGTCAGTGGTTCAGATATGATCACTCATTTTGATGCTTCTAAGTTCAAGACTCGGTTCGCCTGCGAAGTTAAAAATTTCGATCCAAAAGATCATTTTGATCGTAAAGAAGCACGCAAACTTGATTTGTATGCTCAGTATGCTTTAGTCGCTGTTAAAGAAGCTATGGCAGATTCAAATCTTGATCTTGAGGCAGAAGATTTAACAAAAGCCGGAGTAATCTGGGGTTCTGGTATCGGTGGTATTAAGACTTTCTTAGATGAAGTTACAGGATATGCAAACGGGGATGGAACTCCTCGTTTCTCTCCATTCTTCATCCCTAAGATGATTTCTGATATTGCTGCCGGCCATATTTCGATGAAATATGGATTCCAAGGACCAAACTACGGTACAGTTTCTGCATGCGCTTCCTCTTCTCACGCTATGATTGACGCCTTAAACTACATACGTTTAGGAAAAGCAGACCTCTTTATTACTGGAGGTTCTGAAGCGGCAATTAATGAGGCAGGATTAGGTGGATTTAGTTCAATGCAGGCAATATCTTCAAACAATGATGAGTGTAAAACTGCATCTCGTCCTTTCTGCAAAACTCGCGACGGTTTCGTTATGGGTGAAGGCGGTGGATGTTTGATTCTAGAAGAATACGAACATGCAAAAGCACGAGGAGCAAAAATTTATGCTGAACTTGTTGGTGGAGGAATGTCTGGTGATGCTTACCACATAACAGCAACTCATCCTGAAGGTAGAGGAGCTATTAACGCCATGAAAATGGCATTAAGCGATGCGAACTTATCTCCTGAGGAAATCGATTATGTAAACGTTCATGGTACTTCAACTCCTGTTGGAGATATTCCAGAAACAAAAGCATTAAAAACGGTTTTCGGAGAACATGCATACGAAATGAACATTAGTTCGACCAAATCAATGACTGGACACTTATTAGGTGCAGCTGGTTCTGTTGAAGCAATTGCTTGTATTCTTGCAATAAACAACAAATTAGTTCCTCCTACTATTAATCATAGAGAGAAAGATCCAGAAATTGATGAGAAACTAAATCTCACACTTCACAAAGCTCAAGAGCGCGAAATCAGAGCTGCTTTGAGTAATACTTTTGGTTTTGGCGGACACAATGCTTCCGTAATTTTCAAATCATTCACCGAATAA
- the rnc gene encoding ribonuclease III, giving the protein MIKSIYQSIKLFFFPEREFYGLLYDFLGFYPNKPDLYELAFIHKSATIQKDGYGMNNERLEYLGDAILGAIIADILYKFFPNKDEGFLTQIRSKIVSRESLNKLAIKIGLDKQVISNVNMNNNKHIYGDAFEALIGAIYLDQGYQNTRIFIEDRIFKKYINIEEVVTIETNFKSKLIEWAQKNKKDVFFDTQEDGLDKILRLPVFISEVEVEDVKMGKGIGTSKKEAQQKAACEALKRINQKELAS; this is encoded by the coding sequence GTGATTAAGTCTATTTATCAATCCATAAAACTTTTTTTCTTTCCTGAAAGGGAGTTTTATGGATTGTTATATGATTTTTTAGGGTTTTACCCCAATAAACCCGATTTGTATGAACTAGCTTTCATACACAAATCTGCTACCATACAAAAAGATGGTTATGGCATGAATAACGAACGCTTGGAATATCTTGGCGACGCTATTTTAGGTGCTATTATTGCAGATATCCTTTATAAATTTTTCCCAAATAAAGATGAAGGATTTCTTACCCAGATAAGATCTAAAATTGTAAGTAGAGAATCTCTTAATAAGCTAGCCATAAAAATTGGTCTGGACAAACAGGTAATCTCAAATGTGAATATGAATAATAATAAACACATTTATGGTGATGCTTTTGAAGCTTTAATTGGAGCAATTTATTTAGATCAGGGATACCAAAACACCCGAATTTTTATTGAAGATCGTATTTTCAAAAAATACATCAACATAGAAGAAGTAGTTACTATTGAAACCAATTTTAAAAGTAAACTAATTGAATGGGCACAAAAAAACAAAAAAGATGTTTTTTTCGACACCCAGGAAGATGGCTTAGATAAAATATTGCGTTTACCTGTATTTATTTCGGAAGTAGAAGTAGAAGATGTAAAAATGGGTAAAGGAATTGGCACCTCTAAAAAAGAGGCTCAGCAAAAAGCCGCCTGCGAAGCTTTAAAAAGAATCAATCAGAAAGAGCTGGCATCCTAA
- a CDS encoding acyl carrier protein — translation MSDIASRVKAIIVDKLGVDETEVTPEASFTNDLGADSLDTVELIMEFEKEFNIAIPDDQAENIGTVGDAVSYIEENAK, via the coding sequence ATGTCTGATATTGCATCTAGAGTAAAAGCTATCATCGTTGATAAGTTGGGTGTAGACGAAACTGAAGTAACTCCGGAAGCTAGCTTCACTAACGATCTAGGAGCTGACTCATTGGATACAGTTGAGCTAATCATGGAATTCGAAAAAGAATTTAACATCGCAATTCCGGATGATCAAGCAGAAAACATCGGTACAGTAGGTGACGCTGTTTCCTATATCGAAGAAAACGCTAAGTAA
- a CDS encoding HAMP domain-containing sensor histidine kinase, with amino-acid sequence MNQKYIWLVTIVLCLSLFGLILVQINYFQSASKIKEEQFALTVSKALDQVVSKLEHDEETQIILKGDIESYSNAAGQQTIISERSELIFNIPMDTKHDKATVSISSENKKINIASGYLNKGGLSGVNKKLHEKYEKSLSGSNYRSSLLPGKLKQENLKITERIDMKLLPKLIKEKLKDNGIKLKFEYAVKSNTSKVEQRSRNYYQNPSIEKFSKQLFPNDLFFSANLLYIYFPGQKKYMVQSYSMLFPSFILTLVLILCSAFTIFIIFRQKKLSKIKNDFINNMTHEFKTPISTISLASQMLKDNTVTTTASTIDHIAKIINDESKRLTYQVEKVLQMAVFNEDRMRLKLKPINVHKIIQNLLPNFTIRVEDKNGNMYNNLDANDDLIMADEVHISNVISNLLDNAIKYSKDNPEISISTRNKNKGIVVSITDNGIGIPKEDQKMVFERFFRVHTGNVHNVKGFGLGLSYVKKVVDAHHGEVQVDSILDKGSKFEVYLPLKK; translated from the coding sequence ATGAATCAAAAGTATATTTGGCTTGTTACAATAGTTTTGTGCCTTTCTCTATTTGGACTAATATTGGTACAAATAAATTATTTTCAATCGGCCTCTAAAATAAAAGAAGAGCAATTTGCCCTTACCGTTAGTAAAGCATTAGATCAGGTCGTTTCTAAACTAGAACACGACGAAGAAACTCAAATCATTCTTAAGGGAGATATTGAATCCTACTCAAATGCAGCTGGTCAGCAAACTATTATCTCAGAAAGATCTGAACTGATCTTTAATATTCCTATGGATACCAAACACGATAAAGCTACAGTAAGTATCTCCTCGGAAAATAAAAAAATAAATATCGCTTCGGGATACCTTAATAAGGGTGGACTATCGGGTGTAAATAAAAAACTTCACGAGAAATATGAAAAAAGCTTATCGGGTAGCAATTACAGATCGAGCCTTTTACCTGGCAAACTAAAACAGGAAAATTTAAAGATAACCGAACGAATTGATATGAAATTACTCCCTAAGCTAATAAAAGAAAAGCTAAAGGATAATGGCATAAAATTGAAGTTTGAATACGCTGTTAAATCCAACACTTCAAAAGTTGAACAGCGATCTCGAAATTACTACCAAAATCCATCGATAGAAAAGTTTAGCAAGCAACTTTTCCCTAACGATTTATTTTTCAGTGCAAATCTGCTTTATATTTATTTTCCAGGGCAAAAGAAATACATGGTACAATCTTACTCCATGCTTTTTCCTTCCTTTATTTTAACTCTGGTTTTAATTCTTTGCAGCGCATTCACAATTTTTATCATTTTTCGTCAGAAAAAATTATCAAAAATTAAGAATGATTTTATCAATAACATGACCCATGAGTTTAAAACTCCGATCTCAACTATTTCGCTGGCATCGCAAATGTTAAAGGATAATACAGTAACAACAACTGCATCAACCATCGATCATATTGCAAAAATTATTAACGATGAAAGCAAAAGATTAACTTATCAGGTTGAGAAAGTATTACAAATGGCTGTTTTTAATGAAGACCGAATGAGATTAAAATTAAAACCAATTAATGTTCATAAAATAATTCAGAATTTATTACCTAACTTTACAATTAGAGTAGAAGACAAAAATGGTAATATGTACAACAATCTCGACGCCAACGATGATTTAATAATGGCCGATGAAGTACATATTAGCAATGTAATTTCCAATTTACTTGATAACGCAATAAAATACAGCAAAGATAATCCTGAAATAAGCATTAGTACCCGTAACAAAAACAAAGGAATTGTTGTTTCTATTACCGATAATGGAATTGGTATTCCTAAAGAAGATCAAAAAATGGTTTTTGAAAGATTTTTTAGAGTACACACAGGTAATGTGCATAATGTTAAAGGATTTGGACTGGGATTATCTTACGTTAAAAAAGTAGTAGATGCCCATCATGGAGAAGTACAGGTTGACAGTATTCTCGATAAGGGATCGAAATTTGAAGTATATCT